The genomic window TCGGCCATATAGCGAACACTTGCCTCAAGCGCGGCCTTGGCAACACCCATCACATTGTAATGTGGCATGACTTTTTCAGCGCCGTAATAGGTGAGAGTCACCATGGAGCCACCGTCGGTCATCAGCTTCTCCGCACGTTGCGCAATGGCCGTGAAGGAGTAGCAGGAGATGTTCATGCTCATCAGGAAGTTGTCGAGGCTGGTATCGACATACCGGCCCTTGAGCTCTTCCTTGTCAGCAAAGGCAATGGCGTGAACTAGGAAGTCCAGTTTGCCCCATTCTTTCTCGATGGTCTCAAAGACAGAGTCCATGGATGCTGCATCGGTCACATCGCAGGGCAGAACAAGATTTGCACCAACACCTTCTGCCAGCGGGGCCACCCGCTTTTTCAGGGCATCACCCTGATAGGTGAAAGCCAGCTCGGCGCCTGCATCTGCTGCAGCCTTGGCGATGCCCCATGCGATGGAGCGATCATTGGCGACCCCCATAATCAGGCCGCGTTTTCCCGCCATCAGCCCCGTCCCGCTCATCTAGACCTCGTCTTTTTTGCTCTTGTGGGCAATCCCGCAAAATCGCGGAAACGCGCCATTTGTATAAATTGAACCAATGCCATAGCCGATCCGGCAAGGGCTGACCAGCACAAGCAAATCACGGAATGTAAGCAAATATGGCGAGGCTCGGGTCGGGAGCGGCTTTGGGACCTAGTTCAGGCCAAAAGCAGCCCGTGGATCGTGGGATTTCGCCCCCGGCCACCGCCGCACAAAGTCAGCCAGATCTGCGTCCGGCGTGTCTGGAAGCATGACGATTAGCTCAATCAGCTGGTGTCCATGCACGCCATCAGGATTCGCCAGGCCTTTGCCGGCCAAACGCAGAACCGTCCCTGAATTTGACCCAGCGGGAATGGTTACCCAGACACGGCCTGAGACCGTAGGAACCTGCACTTTCGCCCCATCCACAGCCTCTGCGATGGAAATCGGCAGAGCCAGGCGGATATCGTAGCCCTCGCGGCTGAAATAAGGATGCGGCTCAATATCAACGGTTATCAGTGCGTCGCCAGCACTGCCGCCCGCCGATCCTTCCATGCCAAGGCCGCGAAGCCGGACCTGTTTGCCGTCTTCAATGCCCGGAGGCAGGGATACGTCCACCGTACGGTCATTCGGCAGGGTCACCCGGTGGTTTCCCCCCGTGGCAGCATCCAGGAATGGCAGATGTAGCGAGCATGCCAGATCATCGCCGCGTCGCTTGAAGGGTTTGATGCCTGCTTGCCGCAGATTTTCGAAAAACTCCGCAGCCCGGCCTGGCGTTTTTTTGTCATCGCCAGGTTGTTGTTCATCTGCCTCTTGCTGACCAGAAGCTTGCTGATGTGAGCGAGAGGAGGCGTCAGATTTGGACTGGGATGTGCCAGCTTCAGCTTCGCCAGACTCCGGTTCCGGGCGTGGCTGCTCATAGGCACGTGTGGCTTCCGCTGCACTCGCAACGATCCGCTCCTCACTTGCCTCAAGGGCTCTTATGGCGCGGTAAGCGTCGGAAACTTCCTGAAAGCGGGAATGGGTGCGCGTGTCGTTGCCAGCCGTATCTGGGTGATACTGCTTCGCCAGCCGTCGGTAGGCACGTTTGACGGTGTCTGCGTCAGCGCCTTTGGCAACGCCTAGAACCTGATGCGGGTCGCGCATATGATTTGTTCGCCCGGAAATGATCGAAAATTCGACGATCAGTTTGCCGCAGCGGGCCATACCATAGGGTTAATGCGCGGAAATCCGGCTAATTTCTCGCGGTCAATTGAGAGATAAGTGCCTTGAACTGAGCGGCTTCCCGTTCAGCCTCTCCGCGTTGACGTGGTCCCAGTTCCCGGTGCAGGTCGCCGGCGGCCTTTTCTGACTTGGCGTGACCGGCTTCAGCCGCAACTGTCCACCATGCCAGCGCGGCCACGGGGTCTCGGGGCTCGCCCTCGCCACGGTTGCGCATACGTCCAAGCCGATATTGAGCTTCGCTGTTTCCCCTGTAAGCCAAAGCTTCAAACTGCAATTGCGCGTCCCGGTAGCTGCGTGACGAGTAAGCCGATAGGGCTTCATCCAGTTCAGATGGCACCACATCTTCCGCGGTTTGCGTCGAGACCTCTGGGTCTGCCGTTTCCAATGAAGCTTCAGGTGCCGGTGACGTTTCAGGAATGGTGGGTGCTTCGACAGGCGGTTCAGCAGCACTTACGTCTGGGTCTAACGCTGTTGCCTCGACCGGATCTGGCTCATCACGCACGTCTTCTGCTGCGGTCTCATCGAGGTCGGAAGAGGGCGCATCAGCGATGTCGCGGGGCTTTTCCGCGTTACTGCTGGGACCGGGCAGAATCATGACCAGCTCAGCAAGGCGGTCCAATGACGGTTGGTGGCCTGACCTTGAAGCCAGTGCGTACCATCCCAGCGCCCGGCCTGGATTCGGCTCTACGCCGGTACCGGTTTCATAAAGCCTTGCCAAATGGAACTGGGCAATGGGGTGCCCGCCGCGCGCTGCCCGATCCAGCCAGTAAGCAGCCTCTTCTGGCTCAGGTTCGCCGCCTTCACCCTCCAACAGCATGACGGCAAGGTTGGTTTGC from Candidatus Phaeomarinobacter ectocarpi includes these protein-coding regions:
- the fabI gene encoding enoyl-ACP reductase FabI; this encodes MAGKRGLIMGVANDRSIAWGIAKAAADAGAELAFTYQGDALKKRVAPLAEGVGANLVLPCDVTDAASMDSVFETIEKEWGKLDFLVHAIAFADKEELKGRYVDTSLDNFLMSMNISCYSFTAIAQRAEKLMTDGGSMVTLTYYGAEKVMPHYNVMGVAKAALEASVRYMAEDLGKKAIRVNALSAGPIKTLAASGIGDFRYILKWNEYNAPLRRTVTIDEVGQSALYLLSDMGRAVTGEVHHVDGGYHVVGMKAEDAPDIDVT
- a CDS encoding DnaJ C-terminal domain-containing protein, giving the protein MRDPHQVLGVAKGADADTVKRAYRRLAKQYHPDTAGNDTRTHSRFQEVSDAYRAIRALEASEERIVASAAEATRAYEQPRPEPESGEAEAGTSQSKSDASSRSHQQASGQQEADEQQPGDDKKTPGRAAEFFENLRQAGIKPFKRRGDDLACSLHLPFLDAATGGNHRVTLPNDRTVDVSLPPGIEDGKQVRLRGLGMEGSAGGSAGDALITVDIEPHPYFSREGYDIRLALPISIAEAVDGAKVQVPTVSGRVWVTIPAGSNSGTVLRLAGKGLANPDGVHGHQLIELIVMLPDTPDADLADFVRRWPGAKSHDPRAAFGLN
- a CDS encoding tetratricopeptide repeat protein — encoded protein: MHISRPHSFLLVFAMVFSTFAAPAGSFAQSTDGAVETPGAPPTEATIADTSPAASNDNSTAANEVLARQFRQGVSAYDSKKYGRAFELWLPLAQNGDLAAQRNVAHLLRRGLGVEQDLPRARKFYEQSAEFGFVTAQTNLAVMLLEGEGGEPEPEEAAYWLDRAARGGHPIAQFHLARLYETGTGVEPNPGRALGWYALASRSGHQPSLDRLAELVMILPGPSSNAEKPRDIADAPSSDLDETAAEDVRDEPDPVEATALDPDVSAAEPPVEAPTIPETSPAPEASLETADPEVSTQTAEDVVPSELDEALSAYSSRSYRDAQLQFEALAYRGNSEAQYRLGRMRNRGEGEPRDPVAALAWWTVAAEAGHAKSEKAAGDLHRELGPRQRGEAEREAAQFKALISQLTARN